In Synechococcus sp. HK05, the genomic stretch GTTGCACCGCATTGCTGCCGCGCTTGAAGCCCTTCAGCCACAGCGGGGTTTGGCGATCCACCAGGAAGCTGTCGCCGTTCACGCTGATGCGCAGGCGCCAGCGGGCATCGTCGTCGCGCAGGTTCTGCAGGGGGGCATCGATCAGCAGCCAATCGATCAGCACCGGCTCCATCGCCTGCGGCGCCTCCGGGCTAGCCGCAATCAGCTGGGGGCTGCCGCTGGCGGGCAGTTCGGCGGCATTGCGGGCCACGCGGTGGACCCGGATCTGGGCACTCGCGCCCGGGGCCTTCACCGCTTCTCCCCAGGGCCGGGCGGCATACACCGTCACGCGATGGCTTCCGGGCCTGAGATCCGGCATCGCCACAGCGGCTGCAGCGTCGCTGCTGGTGATCCGAATCGGTGCTTGATCATCGAGCTGCACCACGAGATGGGGCCCCAGTCCCAGCGGACTGGCATCGCTCAGGGGCCAGTCCCTCACCTCGAGCTTCAGGGTCCAAGGGCCAGCGGGCAGCAGGGCGTTGTCCTGTGGAGCCAGCACCCGCACCTGGGGCGCCCGCTCATTGAGCCGCTCACTGAGTTGTTGCACCGCTCGGGGGGGCGCCACTTCCTGCAGCGCACCTGAGGGGGCGCTGGCACTGAGGTTGCTTGGGCTTGCCGCTGATGCAGCCGGGCCGGCCTTGCTTCCGCAACCCCCGCTCACCAATGTGAGCACCACCAGCACCAGGGCTAAGAGCGCCCGCCGCGGTGCCGCCAGCATGGTGAATCCTCCCGTTGCTCGTTTTGAGCTTGTTCAGCACAGTCTGCAGCGTTGCGGACAACAAGCCGCTGCGCAAGTGGCGTTTGCTAACAAAAAGGGCCCTTTATTTGTTCGCCTCGGCCTACATCAAGTGCTGAAACACGCGTTTTTTCGCTGATGTTTTGCTTCCGCAAGAGCTCAGTCCCTGACTGGCCCGGCTCCGGATTGAACCTTTGTAACTGCCGGGCCAAAGGGCTCGGAATTCACTTTTATACTTCCGCCAGCGGTCCCCTTTCTGGGGCCCAAGCGCCAGTCATGAAAAGGGGTTTCGGCTTCGGCCTTGCCTCCCGTTCGTGTCGGCGCCCATAGGCGCACGCGGTTTTCCGCTGTGCCTGTGGCTCCACTGGTCCGTGGCCTCCGGCTTGCCGGTGCCCCTGGCCGGAAGGGTGGACCTCCACCTCGACCCCGTCCCTCGAGGAACGTCTCGATGACCATCAGCCCACCAGAGCGTGGGAAAACGGCGAAGGCCCAGGTCGACCGGGTGAACAACCCGGCCACCTTCGAACTGTTCGGCAAGCCCGGCCATTTCGATCGCAGCCTTGCCAAAGGTCCCAAAACCACCACGTGGGTTTGGAACCTCCACGCCAACGCTCACGACTTCGACAGCCACACCAGTGATCTCGAAGAGGTCAGCCGGAAGATCTTTTCGGCCCACTTCGGTCACCTGGCCGTCATCTTCATCTGGCTGAGCGGCGCCTTCTTCCACGGCGCGCGCTTCTCCAACTACTCCGGCTGGCTGGCCGACCCCACGCACGTGAAACCCAGTGCGCAGGTGGTTTGGCCCGTGTTCGGCCAGGAAATCCTTAATGGCGATGTGGGTGCCGGCTTCCACGGCATTCAGATCACCTCCGGCCTCTTCCATGTATGGCGGGCCTGGGGCATCACCAACGAAACGCAACTGATGGCGCTGGCTATTGGTGCTCTGGTGATGGCCGGCTTGATGCTCAATGCCGGCGTTTTCCACTACCACAAGGCAGCTCCCAAGCTCGAGTGGTTCCAGAACGTTGAGTCGATGCTCAACCACCATCTGGCCGGTCTGCTTGGTCTGGGCTCCCTCTCCTGGGCTGGACACCTGATTCATGTGTCCCTGCCCACCACCGCGCTGATGGATGCCATCGACGCCGGCAAGCCGCTGGCGCTCAACGGCAAGACCATCGCCACCTATGCAGACATCCCTCTGCCCCACGAGTTCCTGAATCAGGACCTCATCGCCCAGTTGTTCCCCGGTTTCGGTGCAGGCATCAATGCCTTCTTCACCGGCAACTGGGCCGCTTACAGCGATTTCCTCACCTTTAAAGGTGGTCTGAATCCTGTGACCGGCAGCCTGTGGATGAGCGACATCGCTCACCACCACCTGGCGATTGCGGTGCTGTTCATCGTGGCCGGTCACATGTACCGGACCAACTGGGGCATCGGTCACAGCATCAAGGAGATCCTCGAGGGCCAGAAGGGCGACCCCCTGCTGTTCCCCGCCTCCAACGGTCATGACGGTCTCTACGAGTTCATGACCACCAGCTGGCACGCCCAGCTGGCTGTGAACCTGGCTCTGCTGGGCTCGCTGAGCATCATCGTTGCTCAGCACATGTATGCGATGCCTCCGTATCCCTACATCGGCATCGACTACCCCACCCAGCTGTCGATCTTCACCCACCACACCTGGATCGGTGGTTTCCTGATCGTTGGTGCCGGCGCCCACGCCGCTATCGCGATGATCCGCGACTACGACCCCGCCAAGCACGTGGACAACGTGCTCGACCGGGTGCTCAAGGCGCGTGATGCCCTGATCTCACACCTCAACTGGGTGTGCATCTGGCTGGGCTTCCACAGCTTCGGCCTCTACATCCACAACGACACCATGCGTGCCCTGGGCCGTCCCCAGGACATGTTCAGCGACTCCGCCATTGCCCTGAAGCCCGTCTTCGCGCAGTGGATTCAGGGTCTGCACGCTGCTGCTGCCGGTAGCACCGCTCCCAACGCCCTCGCCGGCGTGAGCGAAGTGTTCAACGGCACCGTGGTTGCCGTGGGCGGCAAGGTGGCCGCCGGTCCGATCCCCCTGGGAACGGCCGACTTCATGGTCCACCACATTCACGCCTTCACGATTCACGTGACGGTGCTGATCCTGCTGAAGGGTGTTCTGTATGCCCGCAGCAGCCGCCTGGTTCCCGACAAGGCGAACCTCGGCTTCCGCTTCCCCTGCGACGGCCCCGGCCGTGGCGGTACCTGCCAGGTGTCGGCTTGGGACCACGTGTTCCTGGGCCTGTTCTGGATGTACAACTCCCTGTCAATCGTCATCTTCCACTTCTCCTGGAAGATGCAGAGCGACGTGTGGGGCACCGTCAACGCTGACGGAACCGTGTCTCACATCACCAACGGCAACTTCGCCAACAGCGCCATCACGATCAACGGCTGGCTGCGTGACTTCCTGTGGGCCCAGGCCGCACAGGTGATCAACAGCTATGGCTCCGCCACCAGTGCCTACGGTCTGATGTTCCTGGGTGCCCACTTCGTCTGGGCGTTCAGCCTGATGTTCCTGTTCAGTGGCCGCGGCTACTGGCAAGAGCTGATTGAGTCCATCGTGTGGGCTCACAACAAGCTGAAGGTTGCTCCCGCCATTCAGCCGCGGGCGCTCTCCATCACCCAGGGTCGTGCCGTCGGTGTTGCCCACTATCTGCTGGGCGGCATCGCGACCACCTGGTCGTTCTTCCTGGCCCGCATCATTGCGGTCGGCTGACCTCTCCTGACCTTTCCCAATGGCAACGAAATTTCCTTCGTTCAGCCAGGGCCTGGCACAGGACCCGACAACCCGTCGTATTTGGTACGGGATCGCCACGGCTCACGACTTCGAGAGCCATGACGGAATGACGGAGGAAAAGCTTTACCAAAAGCTTTTCTCCACTCACTTCGGTCACCTCGCGATCATCGGCCTCTGGGTTTCGGGCAACCTGTTCCACGTCGCCTGGCAGGGCAACTTCGAGCAGTGGGTCGCCGATCCTCTGCATGTCCGTCCCATCGCTCACGCGATCTGGGATCCCCACTTCGGCCAGGGCGCCATCACAGCCTTCACCCAGGCTGGCGCCTCCTCCCCGGTGAACATTGCGTACTCCGGCGTGTACCACTGGTGGTACACCATCGGCATGCGCACCAACGCCGAGCTGTATCAGGGTTCCATCTTCATGATGATCCTGTCGGCCTGGGCTCTGTTCGCTGGCTGGCTGCACCTGCAGCCCAAGTTCCGGCCCTCCCTGGCCTGGTTCAAGAACGCTGAATCCCGCCTGAACCACCACCTCGCGGTGCTGTTCGGCTTCAGCTCCATCGCTTGGGCCGGTCACCTCGTGCACGTGGCGATTCCTGAATCGCGCGGTCAGCACGTGGGTTGGGACAACTTCCTCAACGTGCTGCCTCACCCCGCCGGTCTGGCTCCGTTCTTCACCGGTAACTGGGGCGTTTACGCCGCGAACCCCGACACCGCCTATCAGGTGTTTGGTACTTCAGAAGGCGCAGGCACCGCGATCCTCACCTTCCTGGGTGGTTTCCACCCCCAGAGCGAGGCCCTCTGGCTCACCGACATTGCCCATCACCACCTGGCGATTGGCTGTCTGTTTGTGATTGCCGGCCACATGTACCGGACCAACTTCGGTATCGGCCACTCGATCCGCGAGATCCTCGAAGCCCACAACCCGCCCAAAGGCACCCCTGGTGACCTCGGCGCTGGCCACAAGGGTCTCTACGACACCATCAACAACTCGCTCCACTTCCAGCTCGGTCTGGCCCTGGCTTCCCTGGGCGTTGTGACCAGCCTGGTGGCGCAGCACATGTACTCGATGCCGTCCTACGCGTTCATCGCGAAGGACTACACGACACAAGCTGCCCTCTACACCCACCACCAGTACATCGCCATCTTCCTGATGTGCGGTGCCTTCGCTCACGGTGCGATCTTCTTCATCCGTGACTACGACCCCGAAGCCAACAAGGACAACGTCCTGGCTCGGATGCTCGAGCACAAAGAAGCGATCATCAGCCACCTGAGCTGGGTGTCCCTGTTCCTCGGTTTCCACACCCTGGGCCTCTACGTCCACAACGACGTGGTGGTTGCCTTCGGTACCCCCGAGAAGCAGATCCTGGTGGAGCCCGTGTTCGCCCAGTTCGTGCAGGCTGCCTCCGGTAAGGCCATGTACGGCTTCGATGTGCTCCTCTCCAATGGCGCTAGCGCCGCTAGCAATGCCAGCGCTGCCTACATGGGCGGTTGGATGGATGCCATCAACGATGGCGGCAACGATCTGTTCCTGCAGATCGGCCCTGGTGACTTCCTGGTGCACCACGCCATCGCTCTGGGTCTGCACACCACCACCTTGATCCTGGTGAAGGGTGCTCTGGATGCCCGTGGCTCCAAGCTGATGCCCGACAAGAAGGACTTCGGCTACTCCTTCCCCTGCGACGGCCCTGGCCGTGGTGGCACCTGCGACATCAGTGCCTGGGACGCCTTCTATCTGGCTGTCTTCTGGGCCCTGAACACCGTGGGCTGGCTCACCTTCTACTGGCACTGGAAGCACCTCGCCATCTGGCAGGGCAACGTGGCTCAGTTCAACGAATCCAGCACCTATCTGATGGGCTGGTTCCGCGACTACCTGTGGCTCAACTCCTCTCAGCTGATCAACGGTTACAACCCGTATGGCAGCAACAACCTCGCCGTCTGGGCCTGGATGTTCCTGTTCGGTCACCTGATCTGGGCCACCGGCTTCATGTTCCTGATCTCCTGGCGCGGTTACTGGCAGGAACTGATCGAGACCATCGTCTGGGCTCACCAGCGCACTCCGCTCGCCAACCTGGTGGGCTGGCGCGACAAGCCCGTGGCTCTCTCGATCGTTCAGGCCCGTGTGGTTGGTCTGGCTCACTTCACCGTGGGCTACTTCGTGACCTACGCCGCCTTCCTGATCGCCTCCACATCCGGCAAGTTCGGTTGATCCCAAGCGGCTGCTTGCAGCCGCTTTCTCTCACCTCTTGCCCCCTTCGAGGGACGACTGCAGCCTCCGGCCTCGGCCGGGGGCTTTTTCGTGTGGTGTTGCCCCCTGTTGTCCCTCAGCCGTCGCTAGGCCTGCCGGCCAGCAGCCAGGCGGCAGCGCCCAGCGCCAGCCAGGGCACCAGTTTCAGCTCGAGCAGATCACTGCTCGCCTGTACAGCTGGCTCGAGCAGCCAATGGTTGAGCCCCAGTAGCGCTGCGATTAGCAGAATCAGGGCTGTCATCGGGGTCCGCCTTGGTTGATCAGCCCTGGCGGCATCACAGCACCGGCCCGTAGCAGTTTCCAGCCACCTTCCGGCAGCCACTCGATCACGGTGCTGCCTTGCCCAGAGGGTGCGGGCCAGGGCACAGGGCCCAGCTGAGCCACCTCCGGAAAGCGTTCAGCGGCTTCGTGGTGATCGAGGCAGGCCGGCTCGCCCGAGCGGTTAGCGCTGGTAGTAGCCAGCGGACCGCTTAGGGCGAGCAGCTCCAGGGCAGCTGCGCACGCCGGCAGCCGTAAGCCGAGGGTGGAGCCGCCTGGGTTGAGCTGCTCCAGCCAGGCGCCCTGCGCCGGCAGCACCAGGGTGAGGGCCCCTGGCCAGTAGCGCTCGGCCATGCTCTGCCAGGCCGGTTCGATCGGGCGTTCGAGGCAGTGGAGCAGTGCTTCGGCCGTTGCCGCCATCAGGATCACGGGCTTGTGGCGTGGCCGCTGCTTGAGCTCCCAGAGCAGGTTGGCTGCTTCCGGCCGGCTGGCCAGGGCTGGCAGGGTGTCGGTTGGAAAGATGGCGGCCTTGCCGTCCTGGAGCCTTGCGGCAAGCGCGCTGGGGCTGCAGCTCAGGCTGGGCATGGCGGTGTGACGTGTTGGTTCAGGGTGTAGCGCCTGGGCGGCGGCCGCTGGCGAACCGCCAGATGCCTTCGAGATCGCGGTGCGCCTGCACCTGCTCCAGCCCAGCCGCCCTCAGCAGGGCAAGAACGGCGCTGCTTTGATCGTGGTGGTGCTCCAGCAGCAGCCAACCGCCCGGGGCGAGATGGCTGGCGGCACCCGCTGCGATCGCGCGGATCGCTTCGAGACCATCCCCACCACCATCGAGAGCCAGGGCGGGCTCGTGATCACGCACGCAGGCCTCGAGGTTTTGCCACACCGCCGTGGGGATGTACGGCGGATTCGAGATCACGAGATCCAGCCGACCAGCCATGTCGGCCAGGGGGGCCCACCAGCTGCCCTGGCGCAACTCCACGCGCTCAAGCAGCTGGTAGCGGCTGAGATTGCGCTGCGCCAGCGCCAAGGCTTCACGGGATTGATCCACCGCCACTCCGCGGCTGCCTGGCCAGCTGCGGCCTAGGCCCACCGCCAGGCAACCCGAGCCCGTGCCCAGGTCGGCCCAGCGCAGGCTGGGGCGTTGGTCTGTGCTCCAGACGCCCCCGCTACTGCCGAGCTGTTGCTCGGCCAGCTCGATCAGCAGTTCGGTTTCCTGGCGGGGGATCAGCGCGCCTGGCCTTACCTCCAGCTCCAGATCCCGCCAAGGGCAGCGTCCCACCAGGTATTGCAGCGGTACGCCGCTGCTCAGGTGTTGCTGCCAGAGCGCCTCCAGCCGCTGCAGTGGCGCCTCCAGCTCCACCGGCTGCTCTGGATACAGGCGCAGTTGCTGGAGCGTTTGCCAGCGGATGCCGCCTCCGAGGTCTAAAAGCCAATCGAGATGGCTGGCTTCGCCGCCGGCCTCCAGTTGCCGGCGCCGCCACTGCAAAACTTCAGCTGCGGCAACCGTGTTGGCCATCCACTAACCCTAGGCAGGGCTGCGTTCAGCAGGGCCGCCACCACAGCCCCGGTTCACTGCGCAGCACCCCCGCCAGCTCGAGCCGCAGGAGCCGTTCACTGATCACCCCGGGGGCCAGTCGAAGGCGATCACACAGCTGATCCAGGGAGGCCCCAGCACCAAGGGCGGCCAACAGGGCTGCCTCCCGCTGCAGCAAGGGTGCATCCGCTGCCGCAACGCTGTTGCTGCGGGTTGGCCTAAGTGGCCCTGCGCCGAGGCTGGTGGTGAGATCGGTGGGGTTCAGCAATGGCGTGGCGCCTTGCGTGAGCCAGCGGTTGCTGCCGGCGGCGCTGATGCGGCCTGCGTCAGCGGGCACCACCCAGATCGGCATGCCCAGCTCCCAGGCCAGCTCAGCGGAGTGCAGTGCTCCGCTGTTGGCGGGGCATTCCACCAGCACCAGCGCCTGTGCGAGCCCTACCTGCAGCCGATTGCGCAGGGCGAAATGGCCGGCGCGGCCCGGGGTGTCCTCCGGCAACTCGCTCACGAGTAAGCCCTGCTCCGCCACGGTGGCCTGGAGCTGACCGTGATGACGGGGATAAACGCGGTTGAGTGGTGTGCCCAGCACCCCCACGGGGCAGCCTCCCGCTTCCAGGCAGCCCTGGTGGGCGGCTGCATCGATGCCCTCCGCCAGGCCGCTCACCACCGGCCAGCCGGCTTCGGCCAGAGCTCGCCCGATCAGCCGAGCCATGGTGAGGCCATGGCGGGAGGGGCGGCGGGTGCCCACCACGGCCACCGCCTGGCTTGGGCCCAGGGCAGCCCACCGCGACCCTTGGCCTCGCCAGAACAGCTGCAGCGGAGGCCGCTCCAGCTGCAGTAGGGCTTCTGGGTAGGTGAGATCGGAGGGGAGCAGGCAAGCGGACTTCCTCCAGCGCTGCCGCTGCTCCGCGCTCGGTGGCGCACTGATGGGGGCCGGTCCGTGGCTGCTGCGGTAGTGCTCCAGTGCCTCGAGCTCCCGCTGGTGCAGGCGTGTATGGCCGCTGAGCCCATGGATCAGGTCGGTTGCGCTGGCCCCCCAGGCCACCTCGAGGCTGCCAAACATCCCCTCGAGCCGCTCCAGCCGCTGCCAGCCGATGCCAGGGCAGCCCGCCCAGAGCATCTGCCACAGGCGTTCGCGTTCAACACGGGGATCGTGCCCCCGGTTCTGTCGCCGGTGCGCCCGGCGCTCTAGGTGTTTCGGGGAGGCCTTGAGGCCCTTCCCGGCCGCAGCAAACGGGGCCCGTAGCAGCTCTCCCATGCACCCACTCCCGCCAGTACGCCAGTACTATAGCGAGAGTGGTGGGTCTCAGGTTGGGCCGCTCTCCAGCCGCTTGAGGGCTTGGTTTAGGGCTGGAGGCAGCCGGCGCATCAGCTTGCGCTGGGCTGGCCCAGCGGAGAGATCCACCAGCACCAGCTCCACCGCGGCCTCGGCGGCCACGCTGCCATCGGCCTTGAGGAAGGCGCTGCGCCAGGGCAGCTTCACCCCTTGGCGCGGCAGCACCCAACTGCTCACGCACACCTCCTCGCCATGGAGCAGGGCCTGGCGGTATTGGATCGAGAGGCTCACCACCGGCAATTCCAGCCCCTCGGCCGAGAGATCGGCGTAGGCCAGTCCGGCGGCGCTGAGGGCTTCCACGCGGGCTTCCTCCAGCCAGCTCAGATAGGCCCCGTGCCACATCACCCCGGCGTGGTCGGTGTGTTGTGGCAGCACGCGCCGAATCAGGCGCCAGGGATGCGGTTGTTGTTGCTCCGTCACGGTGTTCGCTGCGCTTGGTCCGCGGTGGCGGATCAGCCATAGGCTGCCCGAGCGCGTTGCAACGGCTGTGTTCCGCAACCTTCTGATCGCCGATTCCGGCAAGGGCCACGTTGAAGAGATGGTGCGCATGCTGCGCGACATCCCAGCCGTGAAGCAGGCGCGCATCAACCTGCTTCACGTGGTATCAGAGCAGGCGGGTGAGAACTACGCCGAGCACTCGCAGAAGGCGGCCGGCATCGTGGCCGAAGCGGTGCAGCGCCTCGGGCTGAACCCCGCTGAGGTGAACACGATCATTCGCCAGGGCGACACCAAGCAGACCGTGCTCAAGGTGGCCGATGAGCTCGATGCCGACCTGATCGTGATGGGCTCCCGGGGCTTGGGGCGCCTGCAGTCGATCTTGAGCAACAGCGCTAGCCAGTACGTGTTTCAGCTGTCCACGCGGCCGATGCTGCTGGTGCGCGACGACCTCTACGTGCGCCATATCAACCGCGTGATGGTGGCGGTTGATGGCACCGGCGTGGGCGATGACGCCCTGCGCCTGGCCTGTGAGCTCGTGCGCGATACCCCTGGCGCCAGCCTCACCGGCATCCACATCAGCCGGCAAGACATCACCCCCTCCCGCGGCGGCAAATCTCCGGCCGACGAGCTGCTCGAGAAAGCCGTGCAGCGGGCTCGCGGCTATGGGGTGGAGATGAAGGCCATCCACCGCACCGGCGATATCGGTCGTGGGGTGTGTGACGCGGCGGCGGATGACAAATCGGATTTGCTGGTGATTGCGTCGCAGGATCGGCGCCCCCTGGTGGCGCGCGGTTTGGTGGATATCGATCGCCTGCTCGGCTCATCGGTGAGTGATTACATCCGGGTGCATGCACCGGCGCCGGTGCTGTTGGTGCGTGAGCCGGAAGGCCGCCGCTGAACGGCCACGGCCCTGAGGCCCCAGCGGTCAGGTCATGCCCTGGCCGCAAAAATCCCCGGAGCGGCCATCAGCTGCTCCGGGGATTCGTTGGATGAGGGCTTTCGCTCGGGGAGTGCCTGTTTGTTGCTGTGGGTCGGCCAGGGGCCGAATCAAAGGGCCGAAGGGCCAAGACGCGTTCCGGTGATCAACCCTGGCGGCTGCTGGTCTGGATGTACAGAACCAGCAGGAACACGGTTGGAACCAGCACGAACATCAGACTGGCGACAAAGCCGAGATCGTTGGTTTCCATTGCAAGAGCCTTCAGCGCGATGACGGTATCACCGCTGCACGGCGCCGATCAGGCCTCTTCATCGCTCGTAGTGGTTTGGCCGGAGGCCTCCTCGTCTTCGTCGCTCTCCTGCACCGGCCAGGCCGTTGGACCGGCCGGTAGGGGCTCGGCCTTGGCTTGATTCACCTTTTGATCGAGATCGCCTAGGCCGGTCTGCGGCTTGGTGAGCACCAGCACCGATTGATTCACCAGGGTTTGGCAGGCCAGGCGCCAGGTTTGCGGCCGGCGGCGCAGCTTTTGCTCTTCCACCGCAGTGCGGCCGCTGAGGCTGCCGGGGCTGCTTTCGCCCACCACATCCACAAAACAGGTGATGCATTGGCCGCAGCCGCCGCAATTGCCCAGCTGGCCCTTCAGGCCATAGAGGGCAATGCCCTCGCGCAGGGCCACCTCCCGCAGGTTCTCACCCGGGTAGCACTCCACGTCGCGACCTTCGCGAACAAACCGAATCACGGGCATGGCAATCCCTGGGCAACCGCAGCATTCTGAGGCCGAGGGTTGCGTTTTGTAACCGCCCGCTGGGGCGCAAGCCGCTGTGAGCGGCCTGCTCGTCATCACGGCACGTTTCAGCTGTGCTGCGATCGAATCAGTGGGCCACGCGAACCCCTTACCATCGCCAGCACGGATCAAGTGTCTGCTGGTTTCGACTGGTTGGGCTTGATCGTGTTGCCAACCGCCTACCGGTTCACCGGTGCGGGCGGCTGATTGTTTCCCCGGACCTAACCCCCATGGGATTGCCCTGGTATCGGGTGCACACGGTCGTGATCAACGACCCGGGCCGTCTGTTGGCCGTGCACCTCATGCACACCGCTCTGGTCGCCGGCTGGGCCGGCTCCATGGCGCTTTATGAGCTGGCCATCTTCGATCCCTCCGACCCGGTGCTCAACCCGATGTGGCGCCAGGGCATGTTCGTGATGCCGTTCATGGCCCGTCTGGGCGTGACCGGCAGCTGGGGCGGCTGGAGCATCACCGGTGAAACCGGTGTTGACCCCGGCTTCTGGAGCTTCGAAGGTGTGGCAGCTGCTCACATCATTCTCAGCGGCCTGCTCTTCCTGGCCGCCATCTGGCACTGGACCTACTGGGATCTGGAGATCTGGCAGGACCCTCGCACCGGCGAGCCCGCCCTCGACCTCCCCAAGATCTTCGGGATCCACCTGCTGCTCGCTGGTCTGGCCTGCTTCGGCTTCGGCGCCTTCCACCTCACCGGTGTGTTCGGCCCAGGTATGTGGGTGTCAGACCCCTACGGGATCACCGGACACCTCGAGCCTGTTCAGCCTTCCTGGGGCCCTGAAGGGTTTAACCCCTTCAACCCGGGCGGCATCGTGGCTCACCACATCGCTGCAGGCATCGTCGGCATCATCGCCGGCATCTTCCACATCACCACCCGCCCGCCGGAGCGCCTCTACAAGGCTCTGCGCATGGGCAACATCGAAACGGTGCTCTCCAGCGCCATCGCTGCGGTGTTCTTCGCTGCCTTCGTGGTGGCCGGCACCATGTGGTACGGCGCAGCGGCCACCCCGGTTGAGCTGTTCGGCCCCACCCGCTACCAGTGGGATCAGGGCTACTTCAAGACGGAAATCAACCGCCGCGTGCAGACGGCGCTCGACAACGGTGCCACCAAGGAACAGGCCTACGCCTCCATCCCTGAGAAGCTCGCCTTCTACGACTACGTGGGTAACAGCCCTGCCAAGGGCGGCCTGTTCCGCGTGGGCCCGATGGTGAACGGTGATGGCCTGCCCACCGGTTGGCTGGGTCACATCGCCTTCACCGATAAGGATGGTCGCGATCTGGAAGTGCGTCGTCTGCCCAACTTCTTCGAGAACTTCCCTGTGGTTCTGGAAGACAACCAGGGCATCGTGCGCGCTGACATCCCCTTCCGCCGCGCTGAAGCGAAGTACTCCTTCGAGCAGACCGGCGTGACCGCCACCGTGTACGGCGGCGCCCTCAACGGTCAGACCTTCACCGATCCCGCTGATGTGAAGCGCCTGGCCCGCAAGGCTCAGCTGGGTGAAGCGTTCGAATTCGATCGCGAGACTTATCACTCCGACGGCACCTTCCGCAGCTCACCCCGCGGCTGGTTCACCTTCGGCCACGCCTGCTTCGCGCTGCTGTTCTTCTTCGGCCACATCTGGCACGGTGCTCGCACCCTGTACCGCGATGTGTTCGCCGGTATCGACCCCGATCTGGGCGAACAGGTGGAGTTCGGTCTGTTCCAGAAGCTGGGCGACCGTTCCACCCGCCGTCTGCCGGAGGGCTACGTGCCCCCTGCCGGCACCACCCTCAGCTGATCGCTAGGAGGTTCATCCATGGAAAGCTTCGCTTACATCCTGATCCTGGCGCTCGGGATTTCCACCCTGTTCTTCGCCATCGCCTTCCGCGATCCCCCGAAGATCGGCAAGTGATCATCAGCCGCTTAGGCCCCACCAACCCCTGCTCCGGCAGGGGTTTTTTGTTGCTTGGGCCCCGTGTGGGCGG encodes the following:
- a CDS encoding Sua5/YciO/YrdC/YwlC family protein — encoded protein: MPSLSCSPSALAARLQDGKAAIFPTDTLPALASRPEAANLLWELKQRPRHKPVILMAATAEALLHCLERPIEPAWQSMAERYWPGALTLVLPAQGAWLEQLNPGGSTLGLRLPACAAALELLALSGPLATTSANRSGEPACLDHHEAAERFPEVAQLGPVPWPAPSGQGSTVIEWLPEGGWKLLRAGAVMPPGLINQGGPR
- the psaA gene encoding photosystem I core protein PsaA; the protein is MTISPPERGKTAKAQVDRVNNPATFELFGKPGHFDRSLAKGPKTTTWVWNLHANAHDFDSHTSDLEEVSRKIFSAHFGHLAVIFIWLSGAFFHGARFSNYSGWLADPTHVKPSAQVVWPVFGQEILNGDVGAGFHGIQITSGLFHVWRAWGITNETQLMALAIGALVMAGLMLNAGVFHYHKAAPKLEWFQNVESMLNHHLAGLLGLGSLSWAGHLIHVSLPTTALMDAIDAGKPLALNGKTIATYADIPLPHEFLNQDLIAQLFPGFGAGINAFFTGNWAAYSDFLTFKGGLNPVTGSLWMSDIAHHHLAIAVLFIVAGHMYRTNWGIGHSIKEILEGQKGDPLLFPASNGHDGLYEFMTTSWHAQLAVNLALLGSLSIIVAQHMYAMPPYPYIGIDYPTQLSIFTHHTWIGGFLIVGAGAHAAIAMIRDYDPAKHVDNVLDRVLKARDALISHLNWVCIWLGFHSFGLYIHNDTMRALGRPQDMFSDSAIALKPVFAQWIQGLHAAAAGSTAPNALAGVSEVFNGTVVAVGGKVAAGPIPLGTADFMVHHIHAFTIHVTVLILLKGVLYARSSRLVPDKANLGFRFPCDGPGRGGTCQVSAWDHVFLGLFWMYNSLSIVIFHFSWKMQSDVWGTVNADGTVSHITNGNFANSAITINGWLRDFLWAQAAQVINSYGSATSAYGLMFLGAHFVWAFSLMFLFSGRGYWQELIESIVWAHNKLKVAPAIQPRALSITQGRAVGVAHYLLGGIATTWSFFLARIIAVG
- a CDS encoding DNA-processing protein DprA is translated as MLWAGCPGIGWQRLERLEGMFGSLEVAWGASATDLIHGLSGHTRLHQRELEALEHYRSSHGPAPISAPPSAEQRQRWRKSACLLPSDLTYPEALLQLERPPLQLFWRGQGSRWAALGPSQAVAVVGTRRPSRHGLTMARLIGRALAEAGWPVVSGLAEGIDAAAHQGCLEAGGCPVGVLGTPLNRVYPRHHGQLQATVAEQGLLVSELPEDTPGRAGHFALRNRLQVGLAQALVLVECPANSGALHSAELAWELGMPIWVVPADAGRISAAGSNRWLTQGATPLLNPTDLTTSLGAGPLRPTRSNSVAAADAPLLQREAALLAALGAGASLDQLCDRLRLAPGVISERLLRLELAGVLRSEPGLWWRPC
- the prmC gene encoding peptide chain release factor N(5)-glutamine methyltransferase, giving the protein MANTVAAAEVLQWRRRQLEAGGEASHLDWLLDLGGGIRWQTLQQLRLYPEQPVELEAPLQRLEALWQQHLSSGVPLQYLVGRCPWRDLELEVRPGALIPRQETELLIELAEQQLGSSGGVWSTDQRPSLRWADLGTGSGCLAVGLGRSWPGSRGVAVDQSREALALAQRNLSRYQLLERVELRQGSWWAPLADMAGRLDLVISNPPYIPTAVWQNLEACVRDHEPALALDGGGDGLEAIRAIAAGAASHLAPGGWLLLEHHHDQSSAVLALLRAAGLEQVQAHRDLEGIWRFASGRRPGATP
- the psaB gene encoding photosystem I core protein PsaB; amino-acid sequence: MATKFPSFSQGLAQDPTTRRIWYGIATAHDFESHDGMTEEKLYQKLFSTHFGHLAIIGLWVSGNLFHVAWQGNFEQWVADPLHVRPIAHAIWDPHFGQGAITAFTQAGASSPVNIAYSGVYHWWYTIGMRTNAELYQGSIFMMILSAWALFAGWLHLQPKFRPSLAWFKNAESRLNHHLAVLFGFSSIAWAGHLVHVAIPESRGQHVGWDNFLNVLPHPAGLAPFFTGNWGVYAANPDTAYQVFGTSEGAGTAILTFLGGFHPQSEALWLTDIAHHHLAIGCLFVIAGHMYRTNFGIGHSIREILEAHNPPKGTPGDLGAGHKGLYDTINNSLHFQLGLALASLGVVTSLVAQHMYSMPSYAFIAKDYTTQAALYTHHQYIAIFLMCGAFAHGAIFFIRDYDPEANKDNVLARMLEHKEAIISHLSWVSLFLGFHTLGLYVHNDVVVAFGTPEKQILVEPVFAQFVQAASGKAMYGFDVLLSNGASAASNASAAYMGGWMDAINDGGNDLFLQIGPGDFLVHHAIALGLHTTTLILVKGALDARGSKLMPDKKDFGYSFPCDGPGRGGTCDISAWDAFYLAVFWALNTVGWLTFYWHWKHLAIWQGNVAQFNESSTYLMGWFRDYLWLNSSQLINGYNPYGSNNLAVWAWMFLFGHLIWATGFMFLISWRGYWQELIETIVWAHQRTPLANLVGWRDKPVALSIVQARVVGLAHFTVGYFVTYAAFLIASTSGKFG
- a CDS encoding acyl-CoA thioesterase, which produces MTEQQQPHPWRLIRRVLPQHTDHAGVMWHGAYLSWLEEARVEALSAAGLAYADLSAEGLELPVVSLSIQYRQALLHGEEVCVSSWVLPRQGVKLPWRSAFLKADGSVAAEAAVELVLVDLSAGPAQRKLMRRLPPALNQALKRLESGPT